The following proteins are co-located in the Clostridiales bacterium genome:
- a CDS encoding MATE family efflux transporter: MGVSLCRLIDRKVIMEHIFDKGVTVRRFASYVTPSVIMLVFIALYYLIDAFFVANYVNSDALAAISIVYPISGFGWGVSIMLAAGSSAIVAMRMGEGNQQEANEKFSLICIFSVGLGVLFTVLGLTFFEELIELLGANETLKVYCMDYGWILILALPTAFLGVLLEYFIRVDGRPGFTLFLYVSGGIVHLVLDYLFLVCWGWGIEGAGWATAAGQLTVLLLGLIYFATQETKLKFVWPKWDFNYLKDSIVNGSSEMVSESSTAVTVYVFNRIVLKMAGEDGVAALSIVLNTQYLLISIHLGFITGVAPLISFYYGAKEYLKVNQFLRYSGVFVLVSSFCVSLLAILDAPLIAGAFAKPDTEVYHIAIVGIRFLSVAFLFNGINVFVSGFFTAYGNGVISALVAMSRGLIMVLIGALTLPHFFGINGVWMTVAFAEITTFALSVFMLRKYRSVYGYGLKRDIHEGIRDRN, translated from the coding sequence ATGGGTGTGTCATTATGCAGATTGATAGATAGGAAGGTTATTATGGAACATATATTTGATAAGGGTGTAACGGTAAGAAGATTTGCAAGCTATGTTACGCCATCGGTAATCATGCTTGTTTTCATCGCATTATATTATTTGATCGATGCATTTTTTGTTGCAAATTATGTCAACTCAGACGCACTGGCGGCAATCAGCATTGTATATCCCATTTCCGGCTTCGGTTGGGGCGTCTCCATCATGCTGGCCGCAGGATCCAGCGCAATTGTGGCAATGAGAATGGGTGAGGGAAATCAGCAGGAAGCAAATGAAAAATTTTCTCTCATCTGCATCTTTTCTGTGGGGCTGGGAGTCCTATTTACCGTGTTGGGGCTGACGTTTTTTGAGGAGCTGATTGAACTTCTTGGAGCTAATGAGACGCTGAAGGTTTACTGTATGGATTATGGCTGGATTTTAATTCTTGCACTGCCGACGGCGTTTCTGGGGGTCTTGCTGGAATATTTCATCAGGGTGGACGGAAGACCAGGATTTACGCTGTTTCTCTATGTATCGGGCGGGATTGTCCACCTGGTTCTGGATTATTTGTTTTTGGTCTGCTGGGGTTGGGGCATTGAAGGGGCAGGCTGGGCTACCGCTGCAGGACAGCTCACTGTCCTCCTGCTGGGCCTGATTTATTTTGCAACCCAGGAAACAAAACTTAAATTTGTTTGGCCCAAATGGGACTTTAATTATCTAAAGGACAGCATCGTAAACGGGTCTTCGGAAATGGTATCCGAGTCCTCAACCGCTGTAACGGTCTATGTCTTCAACAGAATCGTCTTAAAAATGGCTGGAGAGGACGGGGTAGCGGCTCTGAGCATTGTACTGAATACCCAATACCTTCTGATCTCGATTCATTTAGGCTTTATTACAGGAGTCGCTCCCTTGATCAGCTTTTATTATGGGGCGAAGGAGTACCTCAAGGTCAATCAGTTTCTCAGATATTCCGGCGTTTTTGTATTGGTTTCCTCTTTCTGTGTCTCGCTGCTGGCGATCCTGGATGCACCTTTGATTGCAGGGGCCTTTGCAAAGCCGGATACAGAGGTTTATCATATTGCAATTGTAGGAATTCGATTTTTGTCGGTGGCGTTTCTCTTCAATGGAATTAACGTTTTTGTATCAGGTTTCTTCACCGCATACGGCAACGGGGTCATCTCTGCACTTGTTGCTATGAGCCGGGGACTTATCATGGTTTTGATAGGGGCGCTGACGCTGCCTCATTTCTTTGGAATCAACGGCGTTTGGATGACGGTGGCATTTGCTGAAATTACGACATTTGCTCTTTCCGTCTTTATGCTTCGGAAATATCGATCCGTGTATGGGTACGGGCTGAAAAGAGATATCCATGAAGGAATAAGAGATCGGAATTGA
- the moaA gene encoding GTP 3',8-cyclase MoaA — MKDRFGREISYMRISVTDRCNLRCKYCMPEEGIENLGHDKILTFEDIQRIVKAAAELGISKFRITGGEPLARKGIASLIEQLAATEGVKELVMTTNGTLLAGQAEALKKAGLSRVNISVDSLLYHKYEEITRGGDLDEVFEGVNAALAAGLTPVKLNVVAMEGFNDDEILNFVQLTINHPLDIRFIELMPIGQAAFSSGYRYLSCDEIKTKLPSLIPLKRQDGVADLYRYPEAQGNIGFISPMSRQFCGDCNKIRLTADGKLKPCLHTDQEIDLNEILQLKDHELLKETLRQAILQKGEQHELNSGGKPIEREMNRIGG, encoded by the coding sequence ATGAAGGATCGTTTTGGCAGAGAGATAAGCTACATGAGAATTTCCGTAACCGATCGGTGTAATCTGAGATGTAAATACTGTATGCCTGAAGAGGGTATTGAAAATCTCGGACATGATAAAATTCTGACATTTGAAGACATCCAAAGAATTGTAAAGGCAGCAGCGGAGCTGGGAATATCAAAGTTTCGCATAACTGGAGGAGAACCCCTGGCGAGAAAAGGGATTGCAAGCCTCATCGAGCAGCTTGCAGCGACGGAGGGGGTCAAGGAGCTGGTTATGACCACCAACGGTACATTGCTCGCCGGACAGGCAGAAGCTTTAAAAAAGGCAGGCTTGAGCAGAGTGAATATCAGCGTCGATTCCCTGCTCTACCATAAGTACGAAGAAATTACTAGAGGCGGCGACCTGGATGAGGTTTTTGAAGGGGTAAATGCAGCCCTTGCCGCAGGACTGACGCCCGTAAAACTCAATGTTGTGGCCATGGAAGGCTTCAACGACGATGAAATTCTGAACTTTGTTCAGCTAACCATCAACCATCCGCTGGATATTCGATTTATTGAGCTTATGCCCATTGGACAAGCTGCATTCAGCAGCGGGTACCGCTATCTCTCTTGTGATGAGATCAAAACTAAGCTACCAAGTCTGATTCCGCTGAAACGACAAGACGGAGTTGCAGATCTTTACCGATACCCTGAGGCTCAAGGCAATATTGGATTTATCAGTCCTATGAGCAGGCAGTTTTGCGGAGATTGCAACAAGATAAGGCTTACAGCCGATGGAAAATTGAAACCCTGTCTACATACCGATCAGGAGATCGATCTCAACGAAATTCTGCAGTTAAAAGATCATGAACTCCTGAAAGAGACCTTGCGGCAGGCCATACTCCAAAAGGGAGAGCAGCATGAACTAAACAGCGGCGGTAAACCCATTGAACGGGAAATGAACCGGATCGGAGGCTAA
- the moaC gene encoding cyclic pyranopterin monophosphate synthase MoaC translates to MQIDQDEPACIGEAELTHIDQNGRPKMVDVGEKQDTARVAVAKGSIYMKPETLERIKAGSLAKGDVLSVAQTAGIMAAKNTASAIPMCHNIFITGIEMDFVLDEEHSAVHIEASASTIGKTGIEMESLHAVSVAALTIYDMCKAIDRGMRITDIRLVKKTGGKSGDFTGEYDRAE, encoded by the coding sequence ATGCAAATTGATCAAGATGAACCGGCCTGCATCGGTGAAGCAGAGCTGACCCACATTGATCAGAACGGACGGCCCAAAATGGTGGATGTGGGAGAGAAACAAGACACCGCCAGAGTGGCTGTGGCAAAGGGCAGTATCTACATGAAGCCGGAGACGTTGGAGCGGATTAAGGCTGGTTCGCTGGCCAAGGGAGATGTCCTTTCCGTTGCACAAACTGCGGGAATCATGGCAGCAAAAAACACAGCATCGGCGATTCCGATGTGCCATAATATATTCATTACAGGTATAGAAATGGATTTTGTTCTTGATGAAGAACATTCTGCAGTCCATATAGAAGCCAGTGCCAGCACCATCGGAAAGACCGGGATAGAGATGGAATCACTGCATGCGGTCTCCGTTGCGGCGCTTACGATTTATGATATGTGCAAGGCCATAGACAGAGGGATGCGAATCACGGATATCAGACTTGTAAAAAAAACCGGAGGAAAATCCGGAGACTTTACAGGTGAGTATGATAGAGCTGAATAA
- a CDS encoding MOSC domain-containing protein gives MAKVISINTSDKTGQIKLPVSEAEFIEGGIKGDAHCGLDEIKQVSLLADESVDKMRAMGLTLAAGAFAENVTTQGIELKTLPIGTMLKIGETLQQVSRIGKECHTGCAIKQQTGTCVMPLEGIFTKVIKGGIVRVGDSIELV, from the coding sequence ATGGCAAAAGTAATATCCATTAATACCAGTGACAAGACTGGCCAGATCAAGCTGCCGGTTTCAGAGGCTGAATTTATTGAGGGCGGAATCAAAGGGGATGCACATTGCGGTCTGGACGAGATCAAACAGGTAAGCCTTCTGGCTGACGAGAGCGTTGATAAGATGAGAGCGATGGGACTAACCTTAGCAGCGGGAGCTTTCGCTGAGAACGTTACAACCCAAGGGATTGAGCTGAAAACTCTTCCCATCGGCACCATGTTGAAAATTGGTGAGACCCTTCAGCAGGTTTCGAGAATCGGCAAGGAATGTCATACCGGCTGCGCAATCAAACAACAAACCGGAACTTGTGTTATGCCGCTGGAAGGAATTTTTACAAAGGTTATCAAGGGCGGAATTGTTCGGGTAGGGGACAGCATCGAGCTCGTATAA
- a CDS encoding oxaloacetate decarboxylase subunit alpha, with protein sequence MAKVKITETILRDGHQSLIATRMTTDEMLPALELLDGVGYHAMEVWGGATFDACLRFLNEDPWERLRIIRKNVKHTKLQMLLRGQNLLGYKHYADDVVDEFVNKAISNGIDIIRIFDALNDTRNLQRSIEATKKYGGHAQGTISYTISPAHTDEVFIKLAKEIEQMGADSICIKDMAGLLSPYNTYELVKRIKKEIKIPLELHTHATSGLGSLTYMKAAEAGVDIIDTALSPFAEGTSQPPTEPLVYAFKGTEYDTGLNMDLLNQAAEYFRPIREKYIASGLLDPKLMGVDINTLIYQVPGGMLSNLVSQLKQSNAMDKFEEVLKEVPRVREDLGYPPLVTPTSQIVGTQAVLNIVTGERYKMVPNEVKQLVKGMYGKTTVPIKDEIVKKIIGDEEVVTCRPADLIEPELEKTLREVAQYVEQDEDVLTRALFPGPSVEFFKYRNAKRYQIDSTLLNEEDMVYPV encoded by the coding sequence ATGGCAAAGGTAAAAATAACGGAAACAATTTTGAGAGACGGACATCAATCGTTGATTGCTACCCGTATGACCACGGATGAAATGCTTCCAGCACTGGAACTTCTGGATGGAGTTGGTTATCATGCAATGGAAGTATGGGGAGGCGCAACCTTCGATGCCTGCCTCAGATTTCTGAACGAAGACCCATGGGAACGTCTCAGAATTATCCGGAAAAATGTGAAGCATACAAAACTTCAGATGCTGCTGAGAGGGCAGAACCTCTTGGGATACAAGCACTATGCTGATGATGTTGTTGATGAATTCGTAAACAAAGCCATTAGCAACGGAATTGACATCATTCGTATCTTTGATGCATTAAATGATACCCGAAACCTCCAGCGTTCTATCGAAGCTACAAAAAAATACGGCGGGCATGCACAGGGAACCATTTCCTATACCATCAGCCCTGCCCATACCGATGAAGTATTCATCAAGCTTGCCAAGGAAATTGAACAGATGGGTGCAGACTCGATCTGTATCAAAGATATGGCCGGTTTGCTGAGCCCATATAACACCTATGAACTGGTCAAACGGATCAAAAAGGAAATCAAGATTCCGCTTGAACTTCATACTCATGCAACCAGTGGACTTGGGAGTCTCACGTATATGAAGGCTGCAGAAGCAGGCGTGGATATTATTGATACGGCGCTTTCGCCATTTGCGGAAGGAACCTCCCAGCCACCTACAGAGCCGCTGGTTTATGCTTTCAAAGGAACGGAGTATGATACTGGACTGAACATGGATCTTCTGAATCAGGCTGCGGAGTATTTCCGCCCAATCAGAGAGAAATATATTGCCAGCGGACTTCTCGATCCTAAACTGATGGGCGTGGACATCAATACACTGATCTATCAGGTTCCCGGAGGAATGCTTTCCAATCTGGTTTCTCAGCTGAAACAGTCCAATGCTATGGATAAATTCGAGGAAGTATTGAAAGAGGTTCCGAGAGTTCGTGAAGATCTGGGTTATCCGCCACTTGTGACGCCTACCAGTCAGATCGTAGGAACACAAGCGGTATTGAATATCGTAACGGGAGAGCGATACAAGATGGTACCTAATGAGGTGAAACAGCTTGTAAAGGGTATGTACGGCAAGACCACCGTTCCGATTAAAGATGAAATCGTAAAGAAGATTATCGGGGACGAAGAGGTAGTTACCTGCAGACCGGCGGATCTCATCGAACCGGAATTAGAGAAGACACTGAGAGAGGTTGCTCAGTATGTGGAGCAGGATGAGGATGTTCTCACAAGAGCGCTGTTCCCGGGACCTTCAGTGGAATTTTTCAAATATCGAAATGCAAAGCGGTATCAGATTGATTCGACTTTGCTGAATGAAGAGGATATGGTATATCCGGTTTAA
- a CDS encoding 50S ribosomal protein L25/general stress protein Ctc translates to MDNIRVQKRDTSLKAKQLRRSGFVPGNIFGGTLQESISIQIDEATARKLIRLKREGSKLRLTLDDQVIPVQIKEKEQNTLSEEILHISFQALRADQKVNSVIHILLKNMDKIAGILERIMLEIPYASLPADMIDTITIDLEGIRVGSVITVADIPELRDEKIDLQVDLDSIILRINDKNRATVQSQKES, encoded by the coding sequence ATGGATAACATCAGAGTTCAAAAACGTGACACATCGCTAAAGGCCAAGCAGTTGAGGAGATCTGGATTTGTGCCGGGCAATATTTTTGGTGGAACGCTGCAGGAGTCAATATCAATTCAAATTGATGAAGCAACCGCACGCAAGTTGATTCGCCTAAAGAGGGAGGGCAGCAAGCTGCGGCTTACTCTTGATGATCAGGTCATCCCGGTACAAATTAAAGAAAAAGAGCAAAACACATTGAGTGAGGAGATCCTTCACATCAGCTTTCAAGCTCTCAGAGCAGATCAGAAAGTCAACAGCGTGATTCATATCCTGCTTAAAAACATGGATAAAATAGCAGGGATACTGGAAAGGATTATGCTTGAGATTCCTTATGCATCTCTTCCTGCTGATATGATAGACACCATAACGATTGATCTTGAAGGTATACGGGTTGGCAGTGTTATAACAGTCGCTGACATTCCAGAATTACGAGACGAGAAAATCGATCTTCAGGTTGATTTGGATAGCATTATCCTGAGAATCAATGATAAAAACCGCGCTACCGTGCAGTCTCAAAAAGAATCTTAG
- a CDS encoding Fic family protein encodes MFREIKKKKLILENRKPYTLETAEYIEELNLMDWIYTSMRLDGSSIAKTSVQKILKGEFLINVSVKDHSQVGIYQSAIRLAYDMAELDIDLNESYLFRFYQILSDPVKQEYRRTNPVLFMLEYNPPHPSEIEEQMDILFQWLCEADFESNPILRAAYLHNKLVEIYPFETHSEAVARMAMYYELIRNGYPPIMLNLSESEYYSAIKSYLKKEEIQPLYESLERGVYNKLEIMMQLTADQ; translated from the coding sequence GTGTTTCGGGAAATTAAAAAGAAAAAGCTTATCCTCGAGAATCGAAAACCTTACACCTTAGAAACAGCAGAATACATAGAAGAGTTAAATCTGATGGACTGGATTTATACTTCAATGCGGCTTGATGGAAGCAGCATCGCTAAAACCAGTGTGCAAAAAATCCTAAAAGGAGAATTCCTGATCAATGTCAGCGTCAAGGATCACTCTCAGGTGGGAATCTATCAAAGCGCCATCCGTCTTGCGTACGATATGGCTGAGCTCGACATTGACCTCAATGAGTCCTATCTGTTCCGCTTTTATCAGATTCTGTCAGATCCGGTAAAACAGGAATACCGCAGGACCAATCCCGTACTTTTTATGCTGGAATACAACCCTCCTCATCCCAGTGAGATTGAAGAGCAGATGGATATTCTTTTTCAGTGGCTCTGTGAAGCTGACTTTGAGAGCAATCCCATACTGCGGGCAGCGTACCTTCACAACAAACTCGTTGAAATCTATCCTTTTGAGACCCATTCTGAGGCTGTGGCCAGAATGGCTATGTATTATGAACTGATCCGAAACGGGTATCCTCCAATTATGCTGAACCTCAGCGAATCGGAATACTACAGTGCCATAAAAAGCTATCTCAAAAAAGAAGAAATCCAGCCCTTGTATGAATCTCTCGAAAGAGGTGTATACAACAAGCTGGAAATTATGATGCAGCTTACCGCCGATCAGTAA
- the argH gene encoding argininosuccinate lyase, giving the protein MKLWKGRFLKAENSLAEEFNASIETDRRLYKQDITGSIAHAKMLAKQGILSKDEALAIESSLLEILNDIEAGKIEFTIEQEDIHMNIESILTERIGAVGKKLHTARSRNDQVAVDIRLYLKEEITQITALLKDLNDTLTELAKAHQDTVMPGYTHLQRAQPVTLAFHLTAYREMFRRDIRRFGDCYEGTDSLPLGSGALAGTTYPTDRDYLAEELGFSKICINAMDAVSDRDFALEFLSCCSIAMMHLSRFCEELIIWSSAEFRFVEIDDAFSTGSSIMPQKKNPDMAELIRGKTGRVYGDLMTLLTIMKGLPLAYNKDMQEDKEPVFDAGDTLKDSLRIFTQMIATMKVNSHVMEQAAKSGFMNATDAADYLVGKGLAFRDCHEIIGRLVLYCIEQNKAIEELTLEELKGFSEKFEEDIFEKIDIRACISAKKSKGSTSFESVEQILSN; this is encoded by the coding sequence ATGAAACTTTGGAAAGGAAGGTTCTTAAAGGCGGAGAATTCGTTGGCTGAGGAATTCAACGCATCCATAGAAACCGACCGCAGATTATATAAACAGGATATTACAGGCAGTATCGCACACGCGAAAATGCTTGCAAAACAAGGAATACTCAGTAAAGATGAGGCTCTAGCAATAGAGTCCTCTTTACTAGAGATCTTAAATGACATTGAAGCCGGAAAGATTGAATTTACCATCGAGCAAGAAGATATCCATATGAATATCGAAAGCATCCTCACAGAGCGAATCGGGGCGGTGGGAAAGAAGCTCCATACCGCAAGAAGCAGAAACGATCAGGTTGCCGTAGATATTCGCCTCTATCTGAAGGAAGAAATCACTCAGATCACTGCCCTGCTGAAAGATCTGAATGACACCCTCACAGAGCTTGCCAAGGCTCATCAGGATACGGTGATGCCAGGCTATACCCATCTTCAAAGAGCACAGCCTGTGACGCTGGCCTTCCATTTGACAGCCTACCGGGAAATGTTCCGCAGAGATATCAGAAGGTTTGGCGACTGTTATGAAGGAACCGATTCCCTGCCCTTAGGCTCCGGTGCTCTGGCAGGAACCACCTATCCTACCGACCGAGACTATCTGGCAGAGGAACTTGGCTTTTCAAAGATCTGTATCAACGCCATGGATGCTGTAAGCGACAGGGATTTTGCCTTGGAGTTTTTAAGCTGCTGCTCCATTGCCATGATGCACCTGTCCCGCTTCTGTGAAGAATTGATCATCTGGAGCTCCGCTGAATTCCGCTTTGTGGAAATCGACGATGCCTTCAGCACAGGAAGCAGTATCATGCCGCAAAAGAAGAACCCGGATATGGCCGAGCTGATCCGAGGAAAGACCGGACGGGTTTACGGAGATCTGATGACCCTGCTCACCATTATGAAGGGGCTCCCCCTCGCATACAACAAGGACATGCAGGAGGACAAAGAACCGGTATTTGACGCCGGCGACACCTTAAAGGATTCCCTTCGGATCTTCACTCAGATGATCGCAACCATGAAGGTTAACAGTCACGTGATGGAACAGGCTGCAAAGTCAGGTTTTATGAACGCTACCGACGCTGCAGATTATCTGGTCGGCAAAGGACTTGCCTTCCGTGACTGTCACGAAATCATCGGCCGCCTGGTGCTGTATTGTATCGAGCAGAATAAGGCCATTGAGGAGCTGACCTTGGAAGAGCTGAAAGGCTTCTCGGAGAAATTTGAAGAAGACATCTTCGAAAAGATCGACATTCGCGCCTGCATCAGTGCAAAAAAATCAAAAGGCTCCACGTCCTTTGAGAGCGTAGAGCAGATTCTTTCAAACTAG
- a CDS encoding argininosuccinate synthase → MAKEKVVLAYSGGLDTSIILTWLKENYDYEVIAVCCDAGQVEDFDAVEKKAYATGASKSYIINIQEEFITDYIWPTLKAGAVYENDYLLGTSMARPLMAKKLVEVAEAEGAFYICHGCTGKGNDQVRFESTIKALNPAIKIIAPWRMWDFSSREDLLAYAEEHNIPVAQSKEKIYSRDQNIWHISHEGGNLENPWNEHLDDILVMSVAPEDAPDKPTYVDIDFEKGVPVGLNGEKLSPVALLTELNKIGGENAVGTIDIIENRLVGMKSRGVYETPGGTILYKAHTDLEKLILDRDTMAYKNIVGQKYAQLVYDGLWFTPLREAIDAFVNVTQEEVTGTVKMKLYKGNCLPVASKSENSLYSEEFATFSKDEVYDQKDAEGFINLFSLAMKIRAILKQNKQGGKKADETLERKVLKGGEFVG, encoded by the coding sequence ATGGCAAAGGAAAAGGTAGTATTAGCATATTCAGGCGGTTTGGATACTTCAATCATATTGACCTGGCTGAAAGAGAATTATGATTACGAGGTGATCGCAGTCTGCTGTGATGCCGGACAGGTAGAAGACTTCGACGCAGTGGAAAAGAAGGCTTATGCAACAGGCGCTTCCAAATCTTACATCATCAATATTCAGGAAGAATTTATTACAGACTATATCTGGCCTACATTGAAAGCAGGCGCAGTGTACGAAAACGATTATCTGCTTGGAACCTCAATGGCAAGACCCCTTATGGCAAAGAAACTTGTTGAAGTAGCCGAAGCAGAAGGTGCGTTTTACATATGCCACGGATGCACCGGAAAAGGAAATGATCAGGTACGTTTTGAGTCTACCATCAAGGCTCTGAATCCTGCCATTAAAATCATCGCTCCCTGGAGGATGTGGGACTTCTCCTCCAGAGAAGACCTTTTGGCTTATGCAGAAGAACACAACATCCCCGTTGCCCAGTCCAAGGAAAAAATCTACAGCCGCGATCAGAACATCTGGCATATTAGCCATGAGGGCGGAAACCTGGAAAATCCTTGGAATGAACATCTTGATGACATTCTGGTAATGAGCGTAGCTCCTGAGGATGCTCCTGACAAACCCACTTATGTTGACATCGATTTTGAAAAAGGTGTTCCGGTAGGCTTGAACGGCGAAAAGCTGTCTCCGGTTGCACTCCTCACCGAGCTGAATAAAATCGGCGGTGAAAACGCAGTGGGCACCATTGACATTATTGAAAACCGTCTTGTGGGCATGAAGTCCAGAGGCGTTTATGAAACACCCGGCGGTACGATTCTGTATAAGGCCCATACCGATCTGGAAAAATTAATTCTTGACAGAGATACCATGGCGTATAAGAATATAGTAGGTCAAAAATACGCACAGCTGGTTTATGACGGTCTCTGGTTCACGCCTCTGAGAGAAGCAATTGACGCTTTTGTCAACGTAACACAGGAAGAGGTTACCGGTACGGTCAAAATGAAGCTCTATAAAGGGAATTGCCTGCCTGTAGCTTCCAAATCCGAAAACTCCTTGTATAGTGAAGAGTTTGCTACCTTCAGCAAGGATGAGGTATATGACCAGAAAGACGCAGAAGGCTTCATAAATCTGTTCTCCCTGGCAATGAAGATCAGAGCCATATTGAAGCAGAACAAGCAAGGAGGAAAAAAAGCAGATGAAACTTTGGAAAGGAAGGTTCTTAAAGGCGGAGAATTCGTTGGCTGA
- the murB gene encoding UDP-N-acetylmuramate dehydrogenase: MNISKIYEELLLLIDKNRMVLDAPMKEYTSFKAGGTADLLIIPKDRDELMKALDVVSRSGVEHLIMGNGSNLLVKDGGYRGVIIRMGEGFQDVTTEGSRITAGAGALLSTVAREACNASLAGFEFASGIPGTVGGGAYMNAGAYDGEMSMIIESAEVLSKDGSRIFRLSKDELELSYRHSIFQRTGDVLLNACFLLKEGDQEKISDRIKELTARRTEKQPLSYPSAGSFFKRPPNHFAGKLIQDAGLRGLSLGGAQVSELHSGFLINRGGATASDIVNLMEVIRSTVFENSGVLLEPEVRIVGEDLKR, from the coding sequence TTGAATATCAGCAAAATTTACGAGGAATTATTACTACTGATAGATAAAAATAGAATGGTGCTTGATGCACCTATGAAGGAATATACATCTTTTAAAGCAGGCGGGACAGCAGATCTACTGATCATACCTAAAGACAGGGACGAGTTGATGAAAGCACTGGATGTTGTAAGCCGCAGCGGAGTGGAGCATCTTATTATGGGAAATGGCTCCAATTTGCTGGTGAAAGACGGGGGATACCGGGGCGTCATCATTCGAATGGGGGAAGGCTTTCAAGATGTGACAACAGAAGGAAGCCGAATTACCGCAGGCGCAGGAGCGCTTCTTTCTACAGTGGCCCGAGAGGCCTGCAATGCTTCCCTTGCCGGGTTTGAATTCGCATCGGGCATCCCCGGTACCGTAGGTGGTGGAGCATACATGAATGCCGGTGCATATGATGGAGAAATGTCCATGATTATCGAGAGCGCAGAGGTCCTGTCTAAAGACGGATCGCGTATCTTTCGGCTGAGCAAGGATGAACTGGAACTATCGTACCGACACAGCATTTTTCAGAGGACGGGAGATGTTCTGCTGAATGCGTGCTTTCTTTTGAAGGAGGGCGATCAGGAGAAGATCTCAGACCGGATCAAGGAACTTACTGCCAGAAGAACAGAGAAGCAGCCGCTATCCTATCCAAGTGCGGGGAGCTTTTTCAAACGCCCTCCTAACCACTTTGCCGGAAAGTTGATCCAGGATGCGGGTCTGCGCGGGCTGTCTTTGGGAGGCGCGCAGGTATCAGAGCTTCACTCAGGCTTTCTCATCAACAGAGGCGGAGCCACTGCTTCCGATATTGTAAACCTCATGGAAGTGATCCGCAGTACCGTGTTTGAGAACTCCGGCGTACTACTGGAGCCTGAGGTCAGAATTGTTGGAGAAGATTTAAAACGATAG
- a CDS encoding PHP domain-containing protein, producing MMRYKLTRKQIENKQETKLMKDQSENKYRLSYDLHTHTTFSHGKGSIEDNVKAAVARGLKTIGISDHGPGHVTYGVKRKNIAVMRDEIDRLKPFYPQIEILLGVEANVINPSGRLDVLPEELEHLDYLLAGYHFGVFGEKPVQALGLHTRNFILTGWFHRSTKKQLKHNTDLVVRAIYENEIKILTHPGDKGVFDIAEIAAACAARGTLMEISTWHDWLTVEGIKQAAKSDTRFAISSDAHTPDRIGDCLGAVERSIAAGLDLERIENLIVRDI from the coding sequence ATGATGCGATATAAACTAACTCGGAAACAAATTGAAAATAAACAGGAGACAAAATTGATGAAGGATCAATCTGAAAATAAATATAGGCTGTCCTATGATCTGCACACCCACACCACCTTTTCCCACGGGAAGGGCTCCATTGAAGATAACGTAAAAGCAGCGGTGGCAAGAGGACTGAAGACCATCGGGATATCGGATCATGGCCCGGGGCACGTTACCTACGGGGTGAAACGGAAGAATATTGCGGTGATGCGGGATGAGATTGATCGGCTGAAGCCATTCTATCCGCAGATCGAAATTCTACTGGGCGTAGAGGCAAATGTAATCAACCCCTCCGGTCGTCTGGACGTATTGCCGGAGGAGCTTGAACATCTGGACTATCTCCTCGCAGGATACCATTTTGGCGTCTTTGGAGAAAAGCCGGTGCAGGCTCTCGGTCTCCATACCAGAAACTTTATACTGACAGGATGGTTTCACAGAAGCACGAAAAAGCAGCTGAAGCATAATACAGATTTGGTGGTTCGAGCGATCTATGAAAATGAGATTAAAATACTGACTCATCCCGGAGACAAGGGCGTATTCGATATCGCCGAAATTGCAGCAGCATGTGCAGCACGGGGTACTCTGATGGAAATCAGTACCTGGCATGACTGGCTTACGGTTGAGGGAATCAAACAAGCTGCAAAATCAGACACTCGATTCGCAATCAGCAGCGATGCGCATACGCCGGATCGTATCGGAGACTGCCTGGGAGCTGTGGAAAGAAGTATCGCTGCGGGTCTGGACCTAGAGCGGATTGAAAATCTAATTGTAAGAGATATTTGA